A window of Cydia pomonella isolate Wapato2018A chromosome 25, ilCydPomo1, whole genome shotgun sequence genomic DNA:
ATTTAGATTGTCTGATCTGATGAAGGCGCAGAGGGATTTGACGGTGGGGGTCTGGTGGAGGGGGAGGACCCCGAGCTGCGTGACGGCGGCGGCCCACATGCGGCGCGAGTCGGCGACGAGCGCGCGGAGCCCGTGCGCCGCCACGGCGCCGGCCGCGCACGCCGCGCACACGCCGGGGGGGCAGAGGGGCTCCTCTGTTAACTGTAAAAGAAAAAACCTGTtaaatattagtacattacgatacaagtgcggaaaataggaaattggaaacgagtggcgataaattaaaacacgaccgaagggagtgttttaaatcgacacgagttgcgaattacctattcgcacatgtatcgtacaacgttttacagtacatggccctttaaatattcgacacagtaacgtaatatgctaattttcgcactagtgcgctaaagtGCTTATGAATatggcctatgaagccgaatggtcctgggttagaaacccggtaagggcatttatttgtttgatgagcacagatattttttcctgagtcatggatgttttcgatttatttaagtatttgtatattatatatatatatcgttgtctgagtacccacaacacaacccttcttggcttaccgtgggacttagtcaatttgtgtaagaaagaatgtctgtataatatttatttaattctaaagAAATTTAGTTATTCCAAATAGATGGCTAGATTAAAACCATAAGACTTTACAATCCGGTCCGGGTCCCAATTGTATGGAAGCCTGACGGATTTAAATAGTTAGACATCGATTGCAAAGACATACAGATACATTCAGTTGAAAAGCAAAAAAAAGGCCAGAGTCAATTAAAAAATTGTCTAGTTATAGATGCAAGATAATATGTTCACACTGATTTGCACGGTGATCTAAGGCGTCCATAGTTGTTATAATAGAAATTGCACTTTCACTAGAGTATaattcatacattttatataccCACTAGCTAGATAATCAGCTGAACTATCTCGGAGCCTCCTAGACCACTAACCACTATTGACGTTAGGTATTCTCAGGGCCGGATCTAGGGTAGAGCGAGTGGAGCGGCCGCTATAGACGCCAAATGGTAGGGCGTCGCCAGAATGGcagatgtgaaaaaaaaaaactaaaattttatataaatatcgcGGACGCACGAATTGGCTGACCGAAACGAAACTAACGAAAATCCATATAGACCACGGTGCAAGCAGAACCATAAGagctcctcgtaactcatgaggccctggtacttgctccttgctaaattcaatttttgagttttttctctattttggccaccgtagccggagactaacaagcaatggtaagcggttttcgtagtctatggatgttgctatgttaagggtgtcacatgtgcgtttatgacttatgaagcaattgttgctactataaaacctaaaataaataattaatttgagctatcgttttgtttcgtcgtcttgaccgcggcgagctgtgattgatccgtttcattatagttgactaaaccgtttcgaaatgaatattatagtcgagttgggagcccatacatgaaaagtacccaattacagtttggttatacgaaatcttaattcaaacattgcagtcgacgagtagaaaaaataaataagagtcGTGTCGTAGAAATACTGCAAAAAGTATTACCTAAACCTGCCGTCGAATCCTTTTCTTCGCCGGCATGACCTGTACCACAGAATCGTGAACCGACGAGTAGTGTTTCTTCAGCTCAAACGGCCTTACGAACCTAGCCTGGCATATGTCGCAGCCGTGCGGCATGTCTTTGGTGCTCCTATGCCTTCTCTTAATATGGTCCAAGCGTCTTGAAGCTGATAAAAATCGATCTCCACATTCTTCACACTCGTATGGCTTTTCACCAGTGTGTATTCTTTGGTGTAAGAGATACCCTAGCTCTGTCCGCATCTCAGCACCACAAGGGCATTTGTATAGCTTTCTTTCCGTAGTATGAACAGCCTCATGAGACCTCAAGTGTGCTAATGTGGAGGTTCTTTTGCCACACGTTTCACACACGTAAGGCAACACGTTTAGGTGTTTCTGTATTATATGAATGCGTAACGAAGGTTTCTTGTTGTAAACGTGCCCACAGTAGTCGCAAGTAAAGCTGGTTGCGACTGGTGCTCGCGCAGATTTGCATTTCTTCTGATGGTGTTTGTAGCAGCGACGATTTTCGAAGCTTTGATTACAGGATAAACAGTGGAATAAAGTGTGAGCGTACATGTGAGCTCTCAGAGCTCTATCGTTCGTATAGCCTCTTCCACAGATCTGACAACCGAAGGAGAATCTACTATGATGCGACATATAATGCTGCTTGAGTAGATTTTCATCATCAAACAGTTTAAAGCAGATATCACAATCAGCATATAAACATCCGTGTATTTTAGCCAAATGGTCAGCCAACTTTTCTCTCTCCATCACCAACCCACATCTGACACAAGCGCGtttcatagtattttttaaatgtacattCAAGTTATAAGCTACAGGAAAATCTTTGCCGCAATCCGGACATTGGCATTTCCCTGCGGATTTCGTGTAGGATCTCTTATTTTTCACAGGCTTCTCATTTAATCTCACCACGACTTCGTCTTTCGAGATTTTTGTTAGATCCTCTCGGATCAGCATCTCTCCGTTGTTATAGAACACGTAGTAAGTCCTGTGATCGTCTTCCGGGTCGTGTATTTGGGTGAGTGAGTCGACGGCTTGGGTCCAGTGCTGGTTGGACATTGTGGCGAGTTGGCGGAAGTGAGCGGCGGCTATGGCGTCCTCTGAGCACGGTCTGCAGAGGCCTGGAGGCAGGCCCGGGTCATCCGCGACCTGGAATAACGTCTTCAATCAGTCCGTTCCTTCGGTATACTTAACTTCCTATTCTTATTGCCTCTATCTAGTTTTCGGGGCTAGCGCTTTCATATTGTGGTATGGCACACTGTGGTTGCGAAGTAAATACTTAGATTCTACAATTCCTCactgttaaattttgttttccAGATGTACTTGTGATAAGTTTtctacaatactttttttattacgcATTGTGACTGTTTTCTTATAATGTTATGTATGTCCTCACGCACATGTTGGTAATTTCTATAGTCAGAATAGGTTATAGGGTAGGACTAACTCCAAGAGATACAGGTTTTAGTTTTTTGGGGTCTAAAAGGACCCTTCgtatttgaattgattgaaAAAACCCAAATACTTTGTTTCTAGAAATTAGTTTTATCCCTCCGCTTATATTCTCGTATCTATTCTGTATTGCAACTACATCTTGGTGTAACTCATCCGGCCTAAAAAGATTTACGAAAGGTACAAGTTGGAACCCGGCGACGTATCGCGACTGCTGGTTCTATGAAATACCATTCGAAGTCAGCGACGCGTAGCCGAGCGTTGTGTCGTCCGACCCCAGATTACGATCAGTGTTGCCTCTGTCTCACTCGGAACCAACTGCATATGGCACTACCGTTCTGCAGTCGGGCTTGAAAATATAACAGCGACATGACCGGGTCCCAATTCGTACCAGTATggttaattgtttaaaaatatctaaacacgacTCTATTGTTTATGCGTTAGAGTGTAATTCGAAATATTTTTGACCACAACCAACGAAGGACATAAATGAGATTGTGCTAGCTGTAACCTAATCAGagggaaaataaacaaaaaaaaatctacaaaaaatattaatgaccAGTAAAGTGTTTATtgcaaattaaaacttatagactaaacacaaaataacaaaaacctAGGCGATACATATTTCTtcacaaaaaaaagtaatacataTAACAATGTGAAATTCATTATTCCCAATTAGACTCTGTATACATGGCATGGTCGTTCATCACATGTTCTCTTAAACGAGTAAAAAGACCAAACTTTTCATCACAAAACTCGCATTTGTACTTCTCCTTAGTTTTCCCCGTATTTTTAACACCCCTAGGTACATAGTTAGGGTTTTTCAGATGTCTTTTATAATGCCTCTGGTATCCCCGTCGAGTGCTCATCGGGACTCCACAAATGTTACAGACAAATCTGTCAGGGACTTTATTATGCTTGTTGCTATGCTCTGAGAGATGAATCGCGCTGTTGAAGACTTTTCCGCAATGTTCACATTGGTGGGAATGCTCTTTATTCATGTGTATGTACTCTAAATGGACTTTAAGAGCATATTTAGAGCTGTAAACTTTAGCGCAGATATCGCAAATGAACACGCCGCCTTTTCTTTGTGAATTCTTACATCTTCTTGAATGTGTTCTGAAGCAGTACACATTTGAGAATTTTTTGTCGCACGCTAAACAGATTCTAGGCTCATGCTTGCTTGTCATATGAGACGCCAAATGGTGAGGATCTCTATATGAAAGCTTGCATATATAGCAGAAATACGGTCCCTTACTGTGATAAGTAACTTTATGTTTTAAGAAAGCATCCTGTTTCTTAAAAGTTTCATAGCAAATACCACATTGCATGGTATCTACACCATGCCCTTTATAATGGTCTTTTAAATCTTCAATTTTAATAAGTTCTTTGCAATGAACGCACGCGCGTTTATCATAATAACGCATATGCATGTTATACTTGTATACGCAGAGAAAACTCTTCTCGCATTCCGGGCATTTGAGACCAGTGTTGATCTCAGAATCCCTCAACTGTCTTTCTAATTCATTCCTCCTTTTGACAGCATTTTGCTGCTGCTTTCTTTTcttaaaatacttcaaaatgtCCTCCGGCTGCCCTCTCTTTACATTCTCCGTATAAGTAGTTATGTCTTTGATATCTTCATCCACGAGTATGTACGCAGTTTGGACGTTTTCCTTGAACTCTATCTGGTCCAGGTAGTTGGAGGCCTCCGTCCACTTTCTATGCGAGTCTCTGAGGTAATCTATGAGGGCGACGGTTGGGGTGACAGTGTTGGCGCAGGCTCCGCAGATCCTGTTGGGCAGGAGCGGCGAAGTCTCCACCTAGAACAATAGGCTCTGTCAGCGCTTAACTGTTCTGCACATCGTCACACAAATTATTAGTCTTCCACATTAAATCAGGGTCCTGATCGGAGCGTGTCTGCTTTTGGATGCAGCATTGTAGTAATACTTAACATAGATGGGTGAAACGTATGATGCGCAAACTGTACTCTTGCGGGCCGAAAGAAGATTAGAGTGTGGGTGGAATGATTGTGAAGATGTACCTAAAATGAAGCTTCGTTACAGTAAGCCTTGTGTTACTACTTATATTTAATCTGTGGGCATCCTTTCCTATTGCAAGGCAAACTGGTGGATAAACTGGATGATAAACCAATCATTACTATTATaccctttatttatcttttttctctcagattaggctttttataatatgaatataaaagtaaaatataaaaacacttacaaaacaatacaaaagatataaacacattataaaaaacctaacctagggtgccgccagcagcggggcaaggcccaagctgccggtggtcagggctgcagagagaggaaacgccggactatccgcgtcgtgtccaagatcaccgccttctgcatctgacccttgatccaaacacctagtctctcaaggtgttggtcgagactcttcgctatgagaccgttcgctgaaacgactatcgggacaatgatcgtcgaatcgacatcccacatggcggttatctcgtgagccaagactattaggtacttactggacttgtccttctcggctttcacgagattctcatcatgggggatggtgatgtcgacgagcacggcctggcgttgcgatcgatctattatcacgatgtcaggcttattattattattatgtctttcccatcacggaacaatggtgttccggacctttgggaggcgtgcgcggagccgaagccaacacgtagtcccttttgacactttaatgaaatgtaaggggtacacctagcggatgttgcccttgcccgtgtcatgggatgcacgcagaggcagcacccgccagggtgtaaggactatttgagagttgatggaatctaaaatgaactgggctattgggtgaaagcgatggactaaatactgggctatgggataaaaaaccggacgcctgcctaataaaacggtattcaattttatttccggcagacggtgactcgcccccacaagatgggcccccacaaaaagcgacatctaggatggctcaagggcaacaccggtgtgagcggctcaggggtgtcgagaggtgtacgccactttctacccagtggctgcgagcagccactgtgccaactcgcgtctaatgcaatttttcacttccacccctggagcttatagctctaacgactccactctgggcggctggtcacatccctacgcctataattattattatatgattataggcgagcagctattttGCTGATGAGAgtgatgagcctatgtcacacagtgtcctgtattatacagttcaaagtttgtaaagtcgtatcacatcactaagtaacatcagcctaacttattgtttaaaagccacttgtccAATCAATCAATGTCTTCTTGTCAATGTCTTTGttatataaatctttattttataattttttgttactttttttaatactacgtcggtggcaaacaagcatacggcccgcctggtggtaagcagtctccatagcctatggacgccggcAACTCTACCACCtccattttaattattaagttaACAATCGATTTGTGGTCTTCCTAACCAACTTCAGTTTTATATAGACAAATTACCTTAATATCAATGtaggcaaaataaataataacccaAAAGCAAATTCACTTTTATATTCTAAATTAACACATGTTTCATATCAGAAAGGTTCACTTGGAGTCTTAGATGATACACACATAACTCATGTCAAAGTCATAACCTTTTCTAAAAAACTTACAATAATATCACAAAAAGAAACAAAGATATTACAGCTGGATTTAAAACTAATATACAACATAGAATATAGAGTAGAcatgatataatattattttagtattctTGGTTTACTATGCCTTTTTGGATGGCTATAGACTTTAAAATCAACCGTACCCTCCTTCTGATGCTTTCTACTATGGTGTGTCAGACCTCTGCAACTGCTgaaattttccatacaaatctTACAAGAAAATGGGACAGCGGCTTTGTCCTCTTTATTATGAACAGTGGACACATGATTTCTAAGTTTGTATGGGAGTTGGAAGCGCGCCGGGCAGTACTCACAAACATATTTCAGAACAGTATTAGGCATTTTGTGAGCTTTTCGAATATGCTCCGATCTTCTTGAAGAAGCTGAGAAGGTTTCACCACAGTATTTACAAGCATAAGGCTTCTCGCCAGTATGTAGACGTATATGTTGAACATAACCTAACTTAGTTTTTAATACTATACCACAGTGTTCACAAGTGAATATAGTTTCAACCTCATGTTTCTTAAGGTGTTCACCCATATGGGCAGAGGCGAGCAATTTGCCGCAATATGGGCAAGGTCTGTGGGTGTTTTTAAGATGTATTATCTGTATGTGTGCTGTTATGAACTTCTTCCCTGCTAGTTTCTTCCCGCAATAATCACAAATGCATTCTTTATCCGCTGCCCCCCGAAGTCCCACTCTAGTTCTCCTCTCACTCTTCTTATTCTTTACTTCTATAGTAACTTTATGCTTTGTCTGATGGGTCTTCCTACTAATGTCCAAATCGCAGCATTTCTTCACATGATGTAAGTAGCATGTTTGGTTTCTGAATATTCTATCACAGCCCGGACATGTTTTGACAGCATGGACGGATAGGTGAGCATTGAAAGCAGGTCTGGATTTAAAGCTACGACCACAATCACCACACGTGCAGGCACCAGGACTATGTGCCTCCTCCGTATGCCGAATTAGAAACTTACGGGACTTAAACAAAGCCGGACACTTCTTACAATCATAAGTACCCAGGTGATGAGCTGTTAATAAATGCAGAATCAATTCATCTCTAGTCATGATTTTAGCGCAAACATAGCAGGCCCGCTTAAAGTCCATAGACTCCTTTAGATGTAAATACAGATGTTGTGCATATGCGAATTTCTTTCCGCAGTCTGGACATTGACATTTATGCTTTACATCTCTAACATGCACCTCTTTTTGCTCTataatttgtgtatttttttctgttgCATGTTTATCTGGTTTACCTTTTAGATTGTTAACTATAGAGATATCATCATCCTTCATAATGATGTACATGGTTTTATCTTTGTACTTGGTTGGTAAGTGGTTAGTGAGGAGCTGCAGAGTGGAGTCCCATTGGCTAGCGGCTTGCCTGCACAGCGTTCGGAAGCTGGCAGCATCCATAGCACTCTGAGCACATTCGGTGCACAAGCCAGCGGGAAGATCCTCCTCCAGCGGAACCTGCAACCACCGGTCTAATCAAATGGCCACAATGTTCACCCATGTTCATCCTTTTAACTATTGCTTGTTATATTGGTAGGTGAAGAAAATTCTAACGTAGTAGCGAATGTAAActaataatgtatgtattaattataCTGAACTGTATCAGTGATTTTTATCAACTTATGGTCTTAGttaatttgataataataaagGTTAAGTTTTGAGCTTGCGTCATGGTCGCCGGCTATCCTCATAAACGCGAAAAACATTCCAAGTAATAAATGGCATATAATTCAGTAAAATGCTATTTATGTTTGGAATATAGTTAAATAAAGTTCGTAAAGCTTCTATTTCAATCATAATGGCATCATAATGCAAAGGGATTTGTATAAAATTTGATTTATAAAAAGATGATGAAACAGGCGGCCATTTTGTTTCAAAATGGAGGGAATGACGCCGTTCCGTTCGTCGCAGAAGCCATCTCGATTGAAATGGGagtttacgaaaaaaaataaagaattacAAACGTACCTCGATGCCTGTGATTATTTCCAGTAGTTCAGAAAGTGTGACTGGTCGTTCTCCATCCATCATGACCGTGTCGCCGAGGTAAACCTGGCCTTCGGTGGTGTCTCCCATACAAATTCGACATTTGTCCAAGCCATCGCCTCTCACTATGTGGGACACTAGCGCTTTTACATCCACTTGACGGTTCATCTTAGGTTTTTTCACTTTAAATG
This region includes:
- the LOC133531705 gene encoding zinc finger protein 724-like isoform X3, producing the protein MNRQVDVKALVSHIVRGDGLDKCRICMGDTTEGQVYLGDTVMMDGERPVTLSELLEIITGIEVADDPGLPPGLCRPCSEDAIAAAHFRQLATMSNQHWTQAVDSLTQIHDPEDDHRTYYVFYNNGEMLIREDLTKISKDEVVVRLNEKPVKNKRSYTKSAGKCQCPDCGKDFPVAYNLNVHLKNTMKRACVRCGLVMEREKLADHLAKIHGCLYADCDICFKLFDDENLLKQHYMSHHSRFSFGCQICGRGYTNDRALRAHMYAHTLFHCLSCNQSFENRRCYKHHQKKCKSARAPVATSFTCDYCGHVYNKKPSLRIHIIQKHLNVLPYVCETCGKRTSTLAHLRSHEAVHTTERKLYKCPCGAEMRTELGYLLHQRIHTGEKPYECEECGDRFLSASRRLDHIKRRHRSTKDMPHGCDICQARFVRPFELKKHYSSVHDSVVQVMPAKKRIRRQV
- the LOC133531705 gene encoding zinc finger protein 28-like isoform X4; amino-acid sequence: MNRQVDVKALVSHIVRGDGLDKCRICMGDTTEGQVYLGDTVMMDGERPVTLSELLEIITGIEVETSPLLPNRICGACANTVTPTVALIDYLRDSHRKWTEASNYLDQIEFKENVQTAYILVDEDIKDITTYTENVKRGQPEDILKYFKKRKQQQNAVKRRNELERQLRDSEINTGLKCPECEKSFLCVYKYNMHMRYYDKRACVHCKELIKIEDLKDHYKGHGVDTMQCGICYETFKKQDAFLKHKVTYHSKGPYFCYICKLSYRDPHHLASHMTSKHEPRICLACDKKFSNVYCFRTHSRRCKNSQRKGGVFICDICAKVYSSKYALKVHLEYIHMNKEHSHQCEHCGKVFNSAIHLSEHSNKHNKVPDRFVCNICGVPMSTRRGYQRHYKRHLKNPNYVPRGVKNTGKTKEKYKCEFCDEKFGLFTRLREHVMNDHAMYTESNWE
- the LOC133531705 gene encoding zinc finger protein 260-like isoform X1 — protein: MNRQVDVKALVSHIVRGDGLDKCRICMGDTTEGQVYLGDTVMMDGERPVTLSELLEIITGIEVPLEEDLPAGLCTECAQSAMDAASFRTLCRQAASQWDSTLQLLTNHLPTKYKDKTMYIIMKDDDISIVNNLKGKPDKHATEKNTQIIEQKEVHVRDVKHKCQCPDCGKKFAYAQHLYLHLKESMDFKRACYVCAKIMTRDELILHLLTAHHLGTYDCKKCPALFKSRKFLIRHTEEAHSPGACTCGDCGRSFKSRPAFNAHLSVHAVKTCPGCDRIFRNQTCYLHHVKKCCDLDISRKTHQTKHKVTIEVKNKKSERRTRVGLRGAADKECICDYCGKKLAGKKFITAHIQIIHLKNTHRPCPYCGKLLASAHMGEHLKKHEVETIFTCEHCGIVLKTKLGYVQHIRLHTGEKPYACKYCGETFSASSRRSEHIRKAHKMPNTVLKYVCEYCPARFQLPYKLRNHVSTVHNKEDKAAVPFSCKICMENFSSCRGLTHHSRKHQKEGTVDFKVYSHPKRHSKPRILK